The following proteins are encoded in a genomic region of Sebastes fasciatus isolate fSebFas1 chromosome 12, fSebFas1.pri, whole genome shotgun sequence:
- the prelid3a gene encoding PRELI domain containing protein 3A isoform X1: MKIWSTEHVFSYPWETVIKAAMRKYPNPMNPNVVGVDVLDRRLDAEGRLHSHRLLSTEWGLPGIVRAILGTNHTQTYVKEHSIVDPEEKKMELCSTNITLTNLISVDERLLYRPHPDNPDVTILTQEAIITVKGVSLSSYLEGMMARRMSANARKDCSSPVTTASFTRYTS, encoded by the exons ATGAAGATCTGGAGCACGGAGCATGTTTTCAG ttacCCATGGGAGACGGTGATCAAGGCTGCCATGAGGAAGTACCCCAACCCCATGAACCCTAACGTGGTCGGGGTGGACGTGCTGGATCGCAGGCTGGACGCAGAGGGACGCCTGCACAGCCACAGACTCCTCAGCACAGAGTGGGGCCTCCCGGGCATCGTACGAGCC atactGGGAACCAACCACACGCAGACGTATGTGAAGGAACACTCCATAGTGGACCCGGAGGAGAAAAAGATGGAGCTGTGCTCAACAAAT ATCACTCTGACCAACCTGATTTCAGTGGATGAGAGGCTTCTTTACAGACCGCACCCAGACAACCCTGACGT tacCATCCTGACCCAGGAGGCCATCATCACAGTCAAGGGAGTGAGTCTCAGCAGCTACCTGGAGGGGATGATGGCTCGGAGAATGTCAGCCAACGCCAGGAAG GACTGCAGTTCTCCAGTGACGACTGCTTCTTTCACCCGCTACACCTCATAA
- the elovl4a gene encoding elongation of very long chain fatty acids protein 4a: protein MEIVTHLINNTIEFYKWTLTIADKRVEKWPLMDNPLPTLAISTSYLLFLWLGPKYMKNREAFQLRKTLIVYNFSMVFLNFFIFKELFMAARGASYSYICQRVDYSEDPNEVRVAGALWWYFISKGIEYLDTVFFILRKKFNQVTFLHVYHHCSMFTLWWIGIKWVAGGQSFFGAHMNAAIHVLMYLYYGLASCGPKIQKYLWWKKYLTIVQMIQFHVTIGHTALSLYVNCDFPHWMHYSLICYAVTFIVLFGNFYYQTYRRQQPRRDASSSSSSSSSSSSSKAGKALSNGTLNGLSKAANGAVVTGSKEEKPQENSGRRKRKGRAKRD, encoded by the exons ATGGAGATCGTCACACatttaattaacaacactatAGAATTCTACAAATGGACCCTAACTATTGCAG acaaGCGAGTGGAGAAATGGCCTCTGATGGACAACCCTCTGCCCACGCTGGCCATCAGCACCTCCTACCTGCTGTTCCTCTGGCTGGGGCCCAAATACATGAAGAACAGGGAGGCCTTCCAGCTCCGCAAGACCCTCATCGTCTACAACTTCAGCATGGTCTTCCTCAACTTCTTCATCTTTAAAGAG CTGTTTATGGCGGCGCGGGGAGCGAGCTACAGTTACATCTGTCAACGGGTGGACTATTCAGAGGACCCCAATGAAGTCAGG GTGGCGGGAGCTCTGTGGTGGTATTTCATCTCTAAGGGCATCGAGTATCTGGACACGGTGTTTTTCATCCTGAGGAAAAAATTCAACCAGGTTACCTTCCTGCACGTCTACCACCACTGCAGCATGTTCACGCTCTGGTGGATCGGCATCAAATGGGTGGCAGGAGGACAGT cgttCTTTGGAGCGCACATGAACGCAGCCATCCACGTCTTGATGTACCTGTATTATGGTCTGGCCTCCTGTGGACCTAAGATCCAGAAGTAcctgtggtggaagaagtacttgaCCATCGTCCAGATG ATCCAGTTCCACGTCACCATCGGCCACACGGCCTTGTCCCTCTACGTCAACTGCGACTTCCCCCACTGGATGCACTACTCCCTCATCTGCTACGCCGTCACCTTCATCGTCCTCTTCGGCAACTTCTACTACCAGACCTACCGCCGCCAGCAGCCCAGACGCGacgcctcctcttcctcctcctcctcctcctcctcctcctcctccaaagcGGGCAAGGCCCTGTCTAACGGGACCCTCAATGGGCTCAGCAAGGCCGCCAACGGAGCGGTGGTGACGGGGAGCAAAGAGGAGAAGCCCCAGGAGAACTctgggaggagaaagaggaaaggaagagCTAAAAGAgattag
- the prelid3a gene encoding PRELI domain containing protein 3A isoform X2, whose product MKIWSTEHVFSYPWETVIKAAMRKYPNPMNPNVVGVDVLDRRLDAEGRLHSHRLLSTEWGLPGIVRAILGTNHTQTYVKEHSIVDPEEKKMELCSTNITLTNLISVDERLLYRPHPDNPDVTILTQEAIITVKGVSLSSYLEGMMARRMSANARKGWDAIEWIIQNSETL is encoded by the exons ATGAAGATCTGGAGCACGGAGCATGTTTTCAG ttacCCATGGGAGACGGTGATCAAGGCTGCCATGAGGAAGTACCCCAACCCCATGAACCCTAACGTGGTCGGGGTGGACGTGCTGGATCGCAGGCTGGACGCAGAGGGACGCCTGCACAGCCACAGACTCCTCAGCACAGAGTGGGGCCTCCCGGGCATCGTACGAGCC atactGGGAACCAACCACACGCAGACGTATGTGAAGGAACACTCCATAGTGGACCCGGAGGAGAAAAAGATGGAGCTGTGCTCAACAAAT ATCACTCTGACCAACCTGATTTCAGTGGATGAGAGGCTTCTTTACAGACCGCACCCAGACAACCCTGACGT tacCATCCTGACCCAGGAGGCCATCATCACAGTCAAGGGAGTGAGTCTCAGCAGCTACCTGGAGGGGATGATGGCTCGGAGAATGTCAGCCAACGCCAGGAAG GGTTGGGATGCTATTGAGTGGATTATTCAGAACTCTGAAACTCTGTGA